In Pseudonocardia sp. DSM 110487, the sequence ATGCCACCGGGAACCCGGCCGACCCGCCCCGGGAGATCCGTCGCAACCTAGGCCCGGGAGCGCCAGCGCTGGACGCCGACGCCACGTTGCTGGCGGCAGGGGACGGCCTCCCCGGAGCCGAGCAGTGGCAGCGGGTCCGAGAGGCGATCGAAGACGCTCACAACACCGCCCACGGATACTTCGGGCCCGGCAGCAGCATCCTGAACGCACACAGATCATTCGAGGATCCGTTCGTCTTCCTCCTGCACTCCAACGTCGACCGCCTGTGGGCCAAATGGCAGCGGGAACCAGGGCAGGAATGGCGGCTGGACCCTGCTCGCGTCTACGGCGACGAGGGCACCGACCCCAGAATCCTCGAGAACCTGGAGCCATGGGCGGGCGGGACCGGAACCAGACCCTGGGCACCACCCGACAACCAGCAGCAGGTCAAGAACTGTAAGCACCCCTCCGTCGTCGAACCGCCACGCTACGAGGACTAATCCCGGCTCATCACGATCTCGAGGTCGTGTCCGGCGCGTGCGCACAAGGTGCTCGAGGCGGACTCGGCGCAGGGGGCACATCTGCTACCGACAGGTGGTCGACACCTACACCGAGGCCGCCGTTGCGGCCGGCGAACAGAAGAAGGCGACCACCGCGCAGCGGGAGATGCTCGGGCTGTTCGAGGGCCGAAAGGCCCTCCCATCGGGCCGTGGACACGGTCCGGGCCCGGCTCCGCGAGCTGAGCTGACGCGATCGGGAGAAACCTGCGGGATCGCGACGACCGATGGCCTGCTTGGAGGGGACCGCGGCGCCGTTCACTCGGAGGCCGGAGGCCAGCGAGTCATGACGCCGCGTGTCCCTTCTGGTGGTTCCACCCGAACGATGCCGATACCGCAGTAAGGCCCGGCCCAGCTCGCGTTCACTCGCCGCCTCGGCTCGGCCACCGATACGGGACTCCAGCGGGACCGCGACCTCGCCAAGTGCCGCACGACCGAGTTCGGCTCGCGCTGGTCCGCCAGTGTCGGCGGCGCCTGAAAACTGACCCCTTTACGGCGCCTGGGTGAAAGTTGACCGCAAGATCGTTCTCAGGATGGGGAGGGTGCTGAGCGTGGAGGACTGGGCGGAAATCCGCCGGTTGCACCGGTCGGAGGGCATGCCGATCAAGGCGATCGCCCGGGGGTGATGGGGCGTTCGCGCAACACGGTCGTCCGAGCTGTATCCAGCCGAGCTCGGTAACTCTCTTGGCTACGCGCACAGGCCTCGGCGTTGGCGCCGTTGTCACGGACCGGAACCTGATCGAGAACAACGACTCGTTCAGCAATGCCGCACAGGGCATCAACATCAACGAGTCCTCCGACAACACCGTCCGCGGCAACCGCGTCTACGACAACGCCGAGTCCGGGATCGGGATCAGCCAGACAGCGCAGGGCAACGTCGTCGAACGCAACCAGATCCGGGGCAACCAGCAGGACGGCGTCCGCGTGGTCAGCGAATCCGTGCAGACGGCCGTGCGCGACAACGTGATCGGCGAGAACGAAAGATACGGCTTCTATGTCGACGTGGACGGCGAAGTCGACCTCGCCGGCAACACGATCTTCGGCAGCCGCGCGGGCATCATGCTGAAGGGCTCGCCGCTCGACCCCTCCGGCGACAACCAGGTCTTCGACAACCGCGAAGGCGACATCGTCAATGACTGAGGTGCGGACGGCGGGTCTGCTTGCGCCGAGCCTTGGATCGTGATCCGATCCAACGGCGAACCTCGGTTGTATAGTCCAGGTATTCCTCTCCGAAGACCCGAGTCAGGTGTCGCTCCTCGCTCGGAATCCAGCGGCGGTAGGATGCCCACACACCTGCAGCGATCATTCCCGCAAACGCAGACCGGCCCGAGGCAGCCAGGCCGGTGGCAACCAATCCGAGGCCGAGGTACTGCGGGTTGCGACTGTAGCGATAGATGCCTGACGAATGCAGCGATCCTGGCTCGATGCCGGAGAGCTGCTTTCCGGCTCCGAACGGTCGAGCACCCGCCAGGGCAACCCCGGCACCGAGCAGAGCAGCGGCGGTTCCGGCAAGTCGTGCCGGACCTGACGGCAGGGAGATCGGCCAGGTGCGGCGACGGCATCCCCAGGCGAGTGCCGCAGCGTACGCGCCGTAAGTCGCATACATCGCGGCGGCAGTTCCGCGAGAGAGCGTGTCCCTCTGGGCGTACTCGTTCTCCATCTGCCGCAGCAACGCTGCCGTACTTGCGCCGACCACTCCCGTCAGCAGGGCCGGTCCGACGACCGCGGTCTTCATCGGCATGGCCGCGGCACCGATCTCAGGTCGCGACGAGCACGTCGTGTGCCGCGCGGGCATCGAGCCCGCCGGTGGAGGTCATCGTGCCGCGGGGCGGGATGGCTCATCGCCGGTCTCCTCGAGATAACTCGTACAGTGCTGTACGGTTTAGATGATGCGCCGGGTGGCCGAGGTTGGCAAACCCCGCTGCGGAGCAGGTCCGCGATGGACGCCGGAGGTGGTGCAGGTGGTCGAGCAGCGCACGCTGGACACACCCGCGGTGCGGTTCCAGTACGCGGTCGCAGGCGACGGACCACCTGTCGTTCTGGTGCCGGGCGCTGGAGGGTGGAAGCTGAGCCTCGAGCGCATGATCAC encodes:
- a CDS encoding isoprenylcysteine carboxylmethyltransferase family protein, with the protein product MPMKTAVVGPALLTGVVGASTAALLRQMENEYAQRDTLSRGTAAAMYATYGAYAAALAWGCRRRTWPISLPSGPARLAGTAAALLGAGVALAGARPFGAGKQLSGIEPGSLHSSGIYRYSRNPQYLGLGLVATGLAASGRSAFAGMIAAGVWASYRRWIPSEERHLTRVFGEEYLDYTTEVRRWIGSRSKARRKQTRRPHLSH
- a CDS encoding right-handed parallel beta-helix repeat-containing protein; amino-acid sequence: MATRTGLGVGAVVTDRNLIENNDSFSNAAQGININESSDNTVRGNRVYDNAESGIGISQTAQGNVVERNQIRGNQQDGVRVVSESVQTAVRDNVIGENERYGFYVDVDGEVDLAGNTIFGSRAGIMLKGSPLDPSGDNQVFDNREGDIVND